In endosymbiont of unidentified scaly snail isolate Monju, the following are encoded in one genomic region:
- a CDS encoding putative bifunctional diguanylate cyclase/phosphodiesterase has product MSRYLRTDELLSPSAFFLPLFVGLASLSLLVALQKREEVRVQLARKERELEEERRRADGAMRSISDAILMLDENFRIRYANRVAERMLGLDAAALSGRRAEDVLVLLDTRTRAPLEALHGWLQRMSGQEQFPDLLLHTPARDRIPVNIRVSRLREIERQGVVVAIRDISHEHELTARLTYQANHDALTGLLNRTAFEARVRSALVLSIEEGVSHALIFIDLDRFKLINDTHGHQAGDRLLKQVAEVLQHVLREEDCLGRLGGDEFAVLMRTPDLEAASEMAHRLRERLQTIRFLWGGQAMEIHASLGVVPVDATSGSFEELMTNVDLACHAAKEAGRNTVHVSRADDRVIGERKRQIQWLPRLQEALDENRFVLYRQPIWRALAQDGEPAMYELLLRLRDAEGNDLLPGVFLPSAERFDLMRAIDHHVIELAMQAMSDPSVMPRESICTINLSGQTLTDENLLDHIHAQAQHHGVDPQRVCFEVTETVAISNLQVAGRLAQQLRERGYRLMLDDFGAGMSSLGYLHQIQVDFIKIDGQFVRRALSDPLSAVSVRMICEIARVLGVETVAEMIEDQKTVQCMRGFGVDYLQGFHLARPEPLPVTGRLHIVQGD; this is encoded by the coding sequence CTGCTGTCCCCCTCTGCGTTCTTTCTGCCCTTGTTCGTCGGACTGGCCTCGTTGTCCCTGCTCGTGGCCTTGCAGAAGCGGGAGGAGGTCCGCGTACAACTGGCGCGCAAGGAACGCGAGCTCGAGGAGGAACGGCGGCGGGCCGATGGGGCGATGCGCTCCATCTCGGATGCCATCCTGATGCTCGACGAGAACTTTCGCATTCGTTATGCCAACCGGGTGGCAGAACGCATGCTGGGCTTGGATGCCGCGGCACTCTCGGGGCGCCGTGCCGAAGACGTCCTGGTGCTGCTGGATACGCGTACCCGGGCGCCCCTGGAGGCCCTGCATGGCTGGCTGCAACGGATGAGCGGGCAAGAGCAGTTTCCGGATCTGCTGCTGCACACGCCAGCACGCGATCGCATCCCGGTGAACATCCGGGTCTCCCGGCTTCGCGAGATCGAGCGCCAGGGAGTCGTGGTGGCGATCCGCGACATCAGTCACGAACACGAGCTGACGGCACGCCTCACCTACCAGGCCAACCATGATGCGCTCACCGGGCTGCTCAATCGCACGGCCTTCGAGGCGCGGGTACGCAGTGCGCTGGTGCTTTCGATCGAGGAGGGTGTGTCGCATGCCCTGATCTTCATCGACCTTGATCGTTTCAAGCTCATCAACGACACGCATGGTCACCAGGCCGGGGACCGCCTGCTCAAGCAGGTGGCCGAGGTTCTGCAGCACGTTCTACGCGAAGAGGATTGTCTGGGACGCCTGGGAGGTGACGAGTTTGCGGTGCTCATGCGCACCCCCGATCTCGAGGCAGCATCGGAGATGGCGCACCGGCTGCGCGAGCGTTTGCAGACCATCCGCTTCCTGTGGGGCGGCCAGGCCATGGAGATCCACGCCAGCCTGGGTGTGGTGCCGGTGGACGCGACTTCCGGCTCTTTCGAGGAGCTGATGACCAACGTGGATCTCGCCTGCCATGCGGCCAAGGAGGCCGGACGCAACACGGTGCACGTGTCGCGTGCCGACGATCGCGTGATCGGTGAACGCAAGCGTCAGATCCAGTGGCTGCCGCGCCTGCAGGAGGCATTGGACGAGAATCGTTTCGTGCTCTATCGGCAGCCGATCTGGCGTGCACTGGCCCAGGATGGCGAGCCCGCCATGTACGAGTTGCTGTTGAGGCTGCGCGATGCCGAGGGCAACGATCTGCTGCCTGGCGTCTTTCTCCCCTCGGCCGAGCGCTTCGACCTGATGCGCGCCATCGACCACCACGTGATCGAGCTGGCGATGCAGGCGATGAGCGATCCATCGGTGATGCCGCGGGAAAGCATCTGCACCATCAACCTGTCGGGCCAGACCCTGACCGACGAGAACCTGCTGGACCATATCCATGCCCAGGCACAGCATCATGGCGTGGACCCGCAGCGGGTCTGTTTCGAGGTCACAGAGACCGTGGCGATCAGCAATCTGCAGGTTGCGGGGCGCCTGGCGCAGCAGTTGCGCGAGCGCGGTTACCGACTGATGCTGGACGATTTCGGCGCGGGCATGAGCTCACTGGGATACCTGCACCAGATCCAGGTGGATTTCATCAAGATCGACGGCCAGTTCGTGCGCCGTGCCTTGTCTGACCCCTTGTCGGCGGTGTCGGTGCGCATGATCTGCGAGATCGCTCGCGTGTTGGGCGTGGAGACGGTCGCGGAGATGATCGAGGATCAGAAGACGGTGCAGTGCATGCGCGGCTTCGGGGTAGACTACCTGCAGGGTTTCCATCTGGCCCGCCCCGAGCCCCTGCCGGTCACCGGGCGCCTGCACATCGTGCAAGGCGATTGA